In the genome of Plasmodium cynomolgi strain B DNA, scaffold: 0954, whole genome shotgun sequence, the window CCTTACCTTAAGCATAAtagtttttttctataaattatatatatccaGAAAATCATTATTATACAGTTTATTCTTAATAATGTCTGACAAAAGGGATTATATCTTGAAAGAACATGATGTAATCTTCATTAGTACAAAgcaattataattattcctTTTGTCTGCTTGgtcatttttacataaaattatatatattttatccgctaatttaaatatttattgctTCATATATTATACTTTTCATTTAGAGATCTTTTCTATCATTTTCAGGTGAATTAAAttcaacatatttttataatgaattgaataatattaataatacaaGAGAATGACATAAATGTCTTGAATATTGTAAATCTTCAAAGCGTAATCCCCGTAATAAGGCCGTTATAAACACttgcacaaaatttttatattatttaaaaactaATGAAATTCCAAATATACCAGACTCTCCCTATGACGTGTGCCcacttttaaattattggataTATAGCCAATTAAATATGATTTATTCTTATGAttctaaaaatattataccaACATTTGcggatattttttataaatggtataattttttagatgAATTAAACAAAACCGAAAGAAATACATGTAAACCACCTATTGATAGTATTGGTATTTATGAGTGGAGATATAGAAAGGAAATGTATGAATActatgtatattattatccAATTAAACAATCTCTTGTATCCTATCCACAAAGACAGGAAGAATTCTGTCAATATgtagaaagtaaaaaaagactATAAGaaaattcttaaaaatattgttctttaaattattcaaatatgTGCCCCGAATTTTATGCCAAATGTGTACAATACGATCCAGAAAAAGTACTACCTACTCTTAAAATATCAACaagttaaaataaatgaaggaGATGTATCTGCGCCTAGTGTTCTACAAGAAGAAAACACATTTTCAGATAGAGAAACCAACTCAGAAAAGGCATCCGTTGACATAGATACTGTCGATTC includes:
- a CDS encoding hypothetical protein (putative); this encodes MSDKRDYILKEHDRNPRNKAVINTCTKFLYYLKTNEIPNIPDSPYDVCPLLNYWIYSQLNMIYSYDSKNIIPTFADIFYKWYNFLDELNKTERNTCKPPIDSIGIYEWRYRKEMYEYYVYYYPIKQSLVSYPQRQEEFCQYVESKKRL